In Leishmania infantum JPCM5 genome chromosome 9, the following proteins share a genomic window:
- the GPI12 gene encoding N-acetyl-D-glucosaminylphosphatidylinositol de-N-acetylase → MHSITVVCINVVLALLLLLWMKIANLAGTSVRSDVLFVFAHPDDEAMFFTPLLHSLRAQRVTVHFLCLSNGNYAGMGKEREKELYASGAFFGVQRRNIRVVDHADLQDGMCNVWSPLLIRREIESYMQKAGSISTIVTFDKYGVSGHPNHIAVHNGVRELKENMPPGLLHLQLRTRSLLWKYVGLLAVLPYVLWSSTCVSRTSFVAVIPPASVWESMAAMRKHAGQLVWFRYLFVIFSSYTYVNEIEEL, encoded by the coding sequence ATGCACAGTATCACAGTTGTATGCATCAacgtggtgctggcgctgctgctgctgctgtggatgAAGATAGCAAATCTTGCCGGAACGTCAGTTCGCAGTGACGTTCTGTTCGTGTTTGCGCACCCGGATGACGAGGCAATGTTTTTCACGCCACTCCTGCATTCGCTGCGGGCGCAGCGGGTCACGGTGCATTTTCTGTGCCTGTCCAACGGCAACTACGCCGGGATGGGAAAGGAGCGTGAGAAGGAGCTGTACGCCAGTGGCGCTTTCTTTGGTGTGCAGCGGCGTAACATCCGAGTCGTCGACCACGCTGACTTGCAAGACGGCATGTGTAATGTCTGGAGCCCTTTGCTTATTCGCAGAGAGATCGAGTCATACATGCAGAAAgccggcagcatcagcaccaTTGTTACATTTGACAAGTACGGTGTCTCTGGCCATCCTAACCACATTGCCGTACACAATGGCGTGCGGGAGCTCAAGGAGAACATGCCTCCAGGGCTCCTCCACCTGCAGCTCAGAACACGGAGTCTGCTGTGGAAGTACGTTGGACTGCTGGCGGTTCTCCCTTATGTCCTGTGGTCATCCACATGCGTTAGCCGCACCAGCTTTGTCGCCGTCATTCCACCCGCATCAGTCTGGGAGAGCATGGCCGCGATGCGCAAGCACGCCGGTCAGCTTGTCTGGTTTCGGTATTTGTTTGTCATTTTCTCTTCGTACACGTACGTGAATGAGATCGAAGAGCTCTAG
- a CDS encoding putative endonuclease III: MNKCSFTPPSNWAQLFARLEDYRKHLKAPVDTMGCHRLRDEYAPKEVQRFHTLVALMLSAQTKDVVTAAAMDTLIKHGLTAQSVHAMTETELDKHICKVGFHNKKAKNIKEVAAILMKNYDGEVPREYAELIALPGVGPKMANLFFQDADHRVIGIGVDTHVHRISQRYRWVPSTVKTPEDTRKALESWLPREHWGTINSLMVGLGQTVCTPLRPKCGICELSDICPNAFKETQQKRLRAKAPLVEKEEPVSNKKRRK, from the coding sequence ATGAATAAATGTTCCTTTACCCCACCATCGAATTGGGCGCAGCTTTTCGCGCGCCTGGAGGATTATCGAAAACACTTAAAGGCCCCGGTGGACACGATGGggtgccaccgcctccgcgacgAGTATGCGCCAAAGGAGGTTCAGCGTTTCCACACGTTAGTGGCGCTCATGCTCAGTGCACAGACAAAGGACGTCGTGACCGCGGCTGCGATGGATACGCTGATCAAGCACGGACTGACTGCGCAGTCGGTTCATGCAATGACGGAGACAGAACTGGATAAGCATATCTGCAAAGTTGGGTTTCACAacaagaaggcgaagaacaTCAAGGAAGTCGCCGCGATTCTCATGAAAAACTACGATGGAGAGGTACCGCGAGAGTACGCAGAGTTGATTGCACTGCCTGGCGTCGGCCCGAAAATGGCGAACCTGTTTTTCCAAGACGCCGATCACCGCGTTATCGGCATTGGCGTCGATACACATGTTCACCGCATCTCGCAGCGTTATCGGTGGGTACCAAGCACCGTGAAGACGCCGGAGGACACGCGCAAGGCGCTGGAGTCGTGGTTGCCTCGGGAACACTGGGGAACCATTAATTCTCTCATGGTGGGTCTCGGCCAAACAGTATGCACCCCACTCCGCCCGAAGTGTGGCATCTGTGAACTTAGCGACATTTGCCCGAACGCGTTCAAGGAGACACAGCAGAAGCGCCTCCGTGCAAAAGCGCCCCTCGTGGAGAAAGAGGAGCCTGTGTCAAACAAGAAGCGGAGAAAATGA
- a CDS encoding putative RNA-binding protein 5, with translation MSYPSPFTRNVYIASLPEDYSEKDLLDLFSAFGRVISCTVKYDKETGMCKGYGFVLFESEQDALNAVIALQGHSIRNTRVQVRLARPEASAKKMYPVMMQQQLMSACMPYQPVYVMYVPSPVYSPMPLVQG, from the coding sequence ATGTCTTACCCGTCTCCGTTCACTCGGAATGTGTACATTGCCAGCCTGCCAGAGGACTACTCCGAGAAGGATCTACTGGATCTATTCTCTGCCTTTGGCCGCGTCATCTCCTGTACAGTGAAGTACGACAAGGAAACCGGGATGTGCAAGGGGTACGGCTTCGTCTTATTTGAAAGTGAGCAGGATGCGTTGAACGCTGTGATTGCGCTCCAGGGTCACTCCATCCGGAACACACGCGTCCAGGTGCGCTTGGCTCGTCCGGAGGCTTCGGCGAAGAAGATGTATCCGGTgatgatgcagcagcagctgatgaGTGCGTGCATGCCGTACCAGCCGGTGTACGTCATGTACGTGCCGTCGCCCGTGTACAGTCCGATGCCGTTGGTGCAGGGCTGA
- a CDS encoding putative RNA helicase, translating to MPSEILQRLYEGLGFPRDLVTQYLTDLAQAAEVPTFSDVTELLDEAGPFQSFLVCSCFELFNCMTWFSREKSDDKVSPEEGDAILENEIATIESLFSDSFLGRKHFDDEDTNERELYFGFCTSYEKQLLVVVRFPDYYPTEPPAIYVQPLRRSSPESLPSLVVAPSCTKDISAVDRRAIMDAAVQAINGFVGGGCLMVLISAIHGAVSSMKEVRPASSTPPLDRDAAAKERSAVQQQRKAFLGALTGNRVANREDIEEAAEDEEDRFIQVSMPEKVELATVDAASASRETQRRDFLVSDAALDVTLKSSWEKLKTEGSLRKARDSLPAHSVRETLRAALQKHNAVVIGGETGSGKTTQIPQFLYEFMCEEGHGSSANIVCTQPRRLAATSVALRVAEERDEAVGGTVGYSIRLENCVSKKTQITYCTTGIVLRRLQTDKYLGRVSHVVVDEIHERGADTDFLLILLRDLVRRRQDLKVVLMSATMDSELFARYFDGAPVISIAGRTFPVKVMHLEQIIPEVNYTLEEGSPFEKISGDKETRRRNTRKNVLNLDLEDVEEDVEREKAQHRLAQVVRASPKTLDTLARMNYDVVNYELIEYIVEYIDTTLRAPGAVLVFLPGMAEIQRCLEQLKLNPRLAKSCLFYNLHSSLGSSEQQGVFRRPPAGKRKVILGTNIMETSITIDDAVYVIDTGKAKENRYNARKSLSELVTVNISKANCRQRQGRAGRVQEGFCFRLFTEAQFEAFDDHQLCEMHRVPLESLILQIYALHLGDEVEYLQKALTPPEERAIHSSVKVLTTLGALTVEKRLTSLGQHLANLPLDVRVGKMIIHGALLQCIDPVLTMAACLATRSPFIASVDFRTEVENMRRAFAGETLSDQLSSWFAYNKWVSVLQQKGTAAARKVCEDYFLSPATLKQIQSTKRQYERYLYEAGFLDSAPSSHMSPSKFIFPPFTTLDDRIFEAGGQHFNENSTSTRCILACLVAGLYPNVAQMRMSRGSRSVGGGNCSRRHTVKFTTFDGSECLVHPSSVASKETSFASPLLVYVDKVKTSATFLREVSVVAPLHVILFGSGNLEYLAKYEELCVDEMTAFKCRQEDATLLTHLKTQLDSALTQKINDPSKTWESISSVVVRAIVKLLKEDGGRAGGLTIIDRRQPREPLTEPLVPEAAAVQPVVPENQPFKTSKSCFLCGETGHVSRYCPHNSTHHKGGPPARCFICGQWHFPQDCTLVKALKR from the coding sequence ATGCCTTCTGAAATCCTGCAGCGGCTTTATGAGGGCTTGGGTTTTCCGCGAGACCTTGTCACGCAGTACCTGACGGACCTCGCTCAGGCGGCTGAGGTGCCTACCTTTAGCGATGTAACGGAGCTTCTGGATGAGGCCGGACCTTTTCAGTCGTTTCTGGTCTGCAGCTGTTTCGAACTTTTCAACTGCATGACCTGGTTCTCGCGGGAGAAGAGCGACGACAAGGTGAGTCCCGAAGAGGGCGATGCAATTCTAGAGAACGAGATTGCAACGATTGAGAGTCTCTTCAGCGACAGTTTTCTTGGTCGCAAGCACTTTGACGACGAGGACACAAACGAACGCGAACTGTACTTCGGCTTTTGCACCTCTTATGAAAAGCAGCTGCTCGTAGTCGTACGCTTCCCGGACTATTATCCGACAGAGCCGCCGGCGATTTacgtgcagccgctccgcagAAGCTCACCCGAGTCGCTGCCAAGTCTTGtcgtggcgccgtcgtgcacgAAAGACATTTCGGCCGTCGACAGACGCGCCATAATGGATGCAGCCGTGCAGGCAATAAATGGGTTCGTGGGTGGTGGGTGTCTGATGGTACTTATCTCCGCCATTCACGGCGCGGTGTCATCAATGAAGGAAGTGCGGCCggcctcgtcgacgccgccgctggatAGGGACGCGGCCGCAAAGGAAAGGtctgcggtgcagcagcagcgcaaagCGTTCCTTGGTGCTCTCACCGGCAACCGTGTGGCCAACAGGGAAGACATTGAGGAGGCCGCagaggacgaagaggatCGCTTCATTCAGGTCTCGATGCCGGAGAAGGTCGAGTTGGCGaccgtcgacgccgccagcgccagtcgggagacgcagcgccgcgactTCTTAGTGTCCGATGCCGCCCTCGACGTGACTCTCAAGTCCTCGTGGGAAAAACTGAAGACAGAGGGTTCTCTTCGCAAGGCGCGCGACTCGCTCCCGGCGCACAGCGTCCGTGAAACGCTGCGGGCGGCCTTACAGAAGCACAACGCCGTCGTTATTGGCGGTGAGACCGGTAGCGGTAAAACAACTCAAATTCCGCAATTCCTGTACGAGTTCATGTGCGAGGAAGGACATGGCAGCTCAGCTAATATTGTGTGTACTCAGCCTCGTCGTcttgccgccacctccgtggctctgcgcgtcgccgaagagcgcgacgaggcggtcGGTGGCACGGTCGGCTACTCGATTCGCCTAGAGAACTGTGTATCCAAGAAGACACAAATCACCTACTGCACTACCGGTATTGtgctgcgacggctgcaAACAGACAAGTACCTTGGTCGTGTCAGCCATGTGGTCGTGGATGAAATTCACGAGCGGGGCGCGGATACGGACTTCCTGCTTATTCTGCTACGCGATCTggtgcggcgacgacagGATCTGAAGGTGGTGCTAATGAGTGCCACGATGGACTCGGAGCTGTTTGCACGGTACTTCGATGGTGCCCCGGTCATCTCCATCGCAGGACGCACGTTTCCAGTAAAGGTGATGCACTTGGAGCAAATTATCCCCGAGGTCAACTACACCCTTGAGGAGGGCTCGCCGTTTGAGAAGATTAGCGGGGACAAAGAGACGCGACGGCGCAACACGCGCAAGAATGTTCTGAACCTCGACTTGGaggacgtggaggaggacgtgGAGCGGGAGAAGGCGCAGCACAGGCTCGCACAGGTGGTGAGGGCGTCGCCCAAGACACTCGACACACTTGCGCGCATGAACTATGACGTGGTCAACTATGAGCTGATCGAGTACATTGTGGAATACATCGACACTACGCTGCGTGCGCCAGGCGCAGTGCTGGTGTTTCTCCCTGGCATGGCTGAAATTCAGCGATGCCTAGAGCAGCTGAAGCTCAACCCCCGCCTCGCCAAGTCGTGCCTCTTCTATAACCTGCACAGCTCGCTTGGGTCGTCGGAGCAGCAAGGAGTTTTTCGGCGGCCACCAGCCGGCAAGCGAAAGGTGATACTGGGCACCAACATAATGGAAACCTCAATCACCATCGACGACGCTGTCTACGTCATCGACACCGGCAAGGCAAAGGAGAACCGCTACAATGCCCGCAAAAGCTTGTCCGAGCTTGTCACGGTGAACATCTCCAAGGCAAACTGCCGCCAACGACAAGGCCGAGCGGGCCGTGTGCAGGAGGGCTTCTGCTTTCGCCTTTTCACCGAGGCGCAGTTCGAAGCCTTTGATGATCACCAGCTCTGCGAGATGCACCGCGTGCCGCTGGAGAGCCTCATTTTGCAGATTTACGCCCTGCACCTGGGCGACGAGGTCGAGTACTTGCAGAAGGCGCTGACACCTCCCGAGGAACGCGCGATTCACAGCAGCGTCAAAGTACTGACGACGCTTGGCGCGCTGACCGTGGAAAAGCGACTCACCTCTCTCGGACAGCACCTCGCCAACCTACCTCTTgacgtgcgtgtgggcaAAATGATCATCCATGGTGCGCTGCTTCAGTGCATCGATCCTGTGCTCACCATGGCCGCCTGCCTCGCGACGAGGTCGCCCTTCATTGCATCGGTGGATTTTCGCACCGAGGTGGAGAATATGCGGCGCGCGTTCGCTGGAGAGACGCTCTCGGATCAGCTCTCCTCGTGGTTTGCCTACAACAAATGGGTTTCGGTCCTGCAACAGAAGggtaccgccgccgcacgcaagGTATGCGAGGACTACTTCTTGTCACCTGCCACACTGAAGCAGATTCAGTCCACAAAGCGCCAGTATGAGCGCTATCTGTACGAGGCTGGCTTCCTAGACAGCGCACCGAGCTCGCATATGTCACCGAGCAAGTTCATCTTCCCACCCTTCACAACGCTAGACGATCGCATATTTGAGGCGGGAGGACAGCACTTCAACGAGAACTCCACGAGTACGCGGTGCATCTTGGCGTGCCTGGTCGCTGGACTGTACCCCAATGTCGCACAGATGCGGATGTCGCGCGGGTctcgcagcgtcggcggtggcaatTGCAGTAGACGACACACTGTGAAGTTTACCACCTTCGACGGGTCGGAGTGTCTGGTGCACCCCTCTAGTGTGGCGAGCAAAGAAACGTCGTttgcgtcgccgctgctcgtgtaCGTGGACAAGGTCAAGACGTCGGCAACGTTCCTGCGCGAggtgtcggtggtggcgccgctacACGTAATACTGTTCGGCAGCGGCAATCTGGAGTACCTTGCAAAGTACGAGGAGCTGTGCGTGGACGAGATGACGGCATTTAAGTGCCGCCAGGAAGATGCAACGTTGCTGACGCACCTCAAGACACAGCTGGACTCTGCTCTGACGCAGAAGATTAACGACCCGTCGAAAACATGGGAGTCGATTAGCAGTGTGGTGGTCCGCGCCATCGTGAAGCTCCTCAAAGAGGACGgtgggcgcgctggcgggcTCACGATTATCGATCGCCGTCAGCCCCGGGAGCCGTTGACCGAGCCGCTGGTgccggaggcggctgcggtcCAGCCCGTCGTTCCCGAGAACCAGCCATTCAAGACGAGCAAGTCTTGCTTTCTGTGTGGTGAAACCGGGCACGTGTCGCGGTACTGTCCGCACAACAGCACGCATCACAAGGGCGGCCCCCCGGCTCGCTGCTTCATTTGCGGCCAGTGGCACTTTCCCCAGGATTGCACACTGGTGAAGGCACTGAAGCGGTAG